CTACCTTTCTCTTGTTGGCAACGTGCCATTTGTTCGCCTCAGTCGCACCCTTGTTAAGCACTACCTTCCAGAGGCAAGGGTAAACGAAGGCACACGGCCTATCTGCAGCAAAGGACGATGTCTGTTCTGTTCGAAACATCACTGGGGGATATTGTTATCGATCTTGAGGTCGAAAACTGTCCAAAGACCTGTGAAAACTTTCTGAAGCTGTGCAAAGTTTATTATTACAATTTGAATGCTTTTTTCAATGGTGTGTGGTATCATATCCCTCCTAGTTTCAATTCTCCCAATCTTGATtgcagagagagagatgatCTGAACTCGTTTGAACTTTGTTTGATGCAGTTTCGAAAGACTTCCTTGCCCAAGCAGGTGATCCTACAGCGACTGGAACTGGTGGGGAGTCCATATGGTCGCTAATCGCCTCCGAGTCCTCTTCCAACACACCAACGTCACGGTATTTTCCTCCCGAGATCCTACCCAAGCTAAAACATACAAGTCGTGGGACAGTATCAATGGCTGTTGCCCCCGCGTTGGAAGGTCAGAAAGGAGGCTGCGGAAGTCAGTTTTTCATCACTTTAGGGGAAAACATCGACTACCTTGATGGAAAGCATGCGGTTTTTGGCCACGTCGTTGAAGGATTCGAGACCTTAGACAAAATAAACGAGGTTTTTGTTGATCAAGATGGGAGACCATTCAAGGACATCCGGATAAGACACGTTGTAATTCTTGGTGCGCCTTTCCGTTGGAGTCCCCTCTATTATTGGCCGAGAAAAGCTTATTGTTGGTATCTTTGTAGATGATCCTTTCCCTGATCCTCCAGGCTTGATCAAGCCaccttcttctccaacacGTCCTCCAGATAATTCGACCCGCAttgctgaagatgaagatccTCTGGCTACTCtaccagaagaagaagaagagcgacAAAGACGTGAAAAAGCAGCCGCAGCATCTGCTCTCACCCTTGAGATGGTGGGGGATCTTCCGTTTGCGAATGTACGACCTCCCGAGAACGTACTATTTGTGTGCAAACTCAATCCAGTCACCCGGGATGAGGATCTTGAACTTATCTTTTCACGGTTTGGCACCATTATGAGCTGTCAAGTCATTAGGGATAAAAAAACAGGTGACTCCCTGCAATACGCATTTATCGAATTTGACAAGCGTGAAGACGCCGAACAGGTTAaactcttttctttccattGATATGCTGTACATGTGATTGAACGTGTCATTCTTAGGCTTACTTCAAAATGCAAAACGTTCTTGTCGACGACCGGCGCATCTGGGTTGACTTGTGGGTCTATTCTAGTTTTGGTATAAGCGCTGATTTCTAACATGTTGTTCAAAGCTCTCAATCCGTTTCACGACTTAATACCCATTGGTCGAATGATATCACAAGAGGACCCCCTCGGACTAAGGGGCAAGGTCGATCTGGTGGCTTCGGGGGTCGGGATGATCTTGAGAAAACTCGACGTTACAGGGAGGAAGATAGCCATGGCAGGCACACTGGTGGTGACTACGGAATGGTGTTTGATGTCCCCTCTGACCGTGGTTCTGAACGCCGTCGGAAACGTAACCGCAGCCAGAATCGGGACGAAGAGGCGCGGGAGCGTCGTCATAAACGATCAAGATCTCCAACTTATAAAACCAGCAGTTCTGCCCGTGATCATGAGCGGGAAAGACGACAAACACGGAGCAGGAGCAGAAGCAGAGAGAGACGCTCCGGTCGTGATGGACGTTACTAGTGCAGGTTGTTTGTCTGTGTTTATCTTACTCAACAATATAACGGCTGACCGCCCAAATACGTAGTTCCTGATTCAGCTGTGTGCGCCTCCGTTAACGATACATACCATCGGCACATGAATGCTGTGTCCTGACTTGGTATATATACTAGCACTACCCCGCCCACAGCACTTTACTTTTCTCATCTGAACCAACCACCCACCACACCCTGTCACGAATGGCGCACACCTTAGAGTACCAATTCGACGCTGTTGACGCCGATGTCATCCTTCTCTGCACTGAGATGGATCGCTCAACTGAGTTCCATATTCACAAATGCATACTTTCAGCGGCTTCACCCTTTTTTGACGACATGTTCACCCTACCTCAACTAGCCGACGATGCATCCGACAAGGTACCTATCATACCCGTCTCAGAGCCTAGCCATATTCTGGACACTCTGTTACGATACGTGTATCCTGTTTCAAGACCCATCATTGAGTCTCTTGATGAGCTCCTGCTGGTCCTCGATGCCGCCGTCAAATATGATTTTCCTACCGTCATCACCGCCTTGCGCTCCCTTCTCCTTTCGTCGCGATTCCTTCAATTGTCCCCAATACGCGTCTACGCCGTTGCCTGTCGTTATGGCTTTTGGGAAGAAGCCAAAATTGCGTCGCGGCATACCTTAAGCGTCAACCTGCTTGATGCACCACCAACAAAAGAGTTCAAATATATCTCTGCATATGAATACCATCAACTCCTCACATTGCACAAAACTCGGGCGTCCGCGGCCATAGATCTTATAAGGGCGCCTGAAGACTTCAAGTGCATGCAATGCAATGGATCTGCATTCACGATGAATGACGCACCGAAATGGTGGCACCAGTTCGaaaagaaggcgaaggcAGAACTGGCAGTGAGGCCGACGACGGAGGTTATTTTTGGGATGGAGTTCCTATTCAAGGCGGCTCAGTCATCCGGGTGCTCACGATGTCCCGAGAGTGTGCTCGATTCGTGGAAGTTCCTCCAGCATCTGAAGGAATCTATCGACGCCTTACCATCGACGGTGTCGGGATTTAACTCATGACGACATGGTGAtaacatttttttctcatctaACTCATGCACATGGACCTTTTTTACGCAATTAATTTATTTTGAATGCACCTTTCCTAGTACTACAGTTGGCCCTGTTAATCTGACAATGGCTTATCCTTAGTTGATCATTGTAACATTACCAGTACACCTTTTATTAGTCTCGGTAGAAAATACTATAATTTTATCACTATCAATGCTGGGAGCTTTGAAGCTGGTGACAAGACAAAAATGTTGCCACTCTGGATCTATTGGACACACGGGGACAAATAATGTACAACTAAAGGTCGGGGTAGCTTTAGCCCGAGACAAGACGATCATTTCGCCCATTATCGTACGTGATGCATCCGTGGTCACTTATTCAATGAACTCCACCGACAATGAACGCGCCAAAGATGTCAAGCCTGAGGGGTGTCGATCCTGAATCGAAAGTTCTCCTGTAAGGCTTGGGCATCTCGGCGGTGAATAAATGGCCGATGCACTGCGGCGAGTCTGGGAGCGACCTTAACCTAAAAATCATTCCCGAGGCAGACTTCCTAAATTTACCATTTGAGCACCGAATACTCGCTGATTTATGGAGTATCCCGTTACCTTCAAGGAGCCATACAAAACTCTATTTATCCTTTATCAATGTGTGCTACTTTTGTTTCTTATACCTTGGTGGGCTTTGTACTATACTCTCTGTCCTCGCCCAAGACCGTCATGGACGTTGAGAGATTCAGTAGATGTCAAGATTATTCGAAGGCTTGTACGAATTAATTCACGGTGCAGGCCCAAACCTCATCGCCACGACAAGTCCAAAGAGGTTCCGCAATCCAGTTTGAAGGAAACGTCTTTCTGCTGGCTGGAACCTGCGGACAGGTATTCGATGATTTGCGACGTTGCTGCGGATAGCCTCGTTTTCCCGATTCACGTCCCTGGGTATCTCTGGCCAAAAGATGCTGATGTCTATCAGAAAGAAGGTTTATTTGGCATTTTTTTCCACGGCGGCggttggggaggaggataCACCATGGGTAACGCAGGCGAAACATTCGGTGATTCTGGTTTGTACTGGCCAAGCAGCAGGAGGGTTATTGGACACCAGTTAACTGTTCTCGTCTCTAGACATCGTCCGGAAAATTTTAAAGGCGAGAAAATGCGCATTTAGTCTGTGTATAGTCAATTCAAACCAATGTTCTACAGACAGCAGACATCAAAAAACGATTTTGTGTGAGATCGAAACCAGTATTTTGCCTTCGGTTTAGTTACCTGTCTATCGGCCATTGTAGCCGTTGACTATCGTTTAACATGCGAGGCTTGTCATCCTGGTCAACTGCTCGACGCGTTGGCGGCCTACGCTCATTTAACAGGATTTTGGCACGTGTTAAATGAATCCCATATCTGTCGTACTTACTTTGTACCCCAATAGCCCATTTGGCCTTATGCTAATGAAGTACCTTGATTGCCAAAAAATCCTGAAACTTCCTCGAGCTTTGATACTTCTCTCGGTGAGCGTATCCCACCGACATATACCCCTTTGTGCCCTGACCGTTGTTCCTCCAGCCCTGGATAGACATGGGTACGTGACGGACTATTGGGATTTTCTGTGTTAATTTACATGATCTTAGCCCTTGACCATGTGCTGCATTTATCAAAAGGAAGATTGAGGCCTAACGCCGAGGTGGACGTTGTCGTTACCTCATATGTGGAAAACCTCAGGTTCTTGGGTCATCATCCCGTTGGGAGCCTTACATCTCCTTACTTCTCAGCCAGTAAGCTTCTTCCACCCCATTTTCCACACATCTAGATGCTAAACGAATTATCTGAACAGACCTTGCACCACCAGGTTCATACGTGAATTATCCAATCACTTACCTGTCCATCGGGGATTGTGAAACGTTCCTGCCGGAAAGTCTGCAGCTGATCGACCTCATGCGTGGAGACGGTGTCGACGTCACTTTCGATTGCCAAAAGATGCTGTTCACAATTTCCTCCCCAAGACTGCCATACCCGTTCCTTCTCGCGCTGCCAAGGATCGTGTATTGGAGAACGTGGCGAACTGGATAAATGATATAAACAAAAGCAATACAAGCACCATGGTGTAGTGGGATACCAGCCCAATACTTTAACCGACATAACCATGGTCATCGTTCTTTCAAAATATATCGGCCTTTTTGCCATTTGATCTAATATACATTCTTTCGATTAACGTTACATTCACATATTCTTGAGGAGAAGGTGTGCAAATGACAAGAAAGGATCTGACCCTGTACTAAATGGTATCATTTGTATCGTCCTTTCCGATATGGTTCAGTGTGACTCTACAAACCTGGATAGTTCAATACACCCCAAAAGATGCCTAGTAGGAAGCTTAAACCAAGTTGGACGGGTAGTGGAAATCCTCGAGGCCAACAAAATTTTCTTTGATGCTGCGGGCGCTGACGAAACGGTAGAAAATGCTAATGCTTCCCGCCTTGTCGTTTGTACCACTAGCACGGGCACCGCCGAAGGGCTGTTGCCCCACAACGGCGCCTGTACATTTCTCGTTATAGTATACGTTGCCGGCGGAATTGCGGAGTCTGTTGGTGGCAGTGATGAGTGCTTTGCGGTCCCGAGAGAAACTAAAATAGGTCAATGTTGTCAACAAATGTTCGCGGAAGGAAATATGGAGCTGGAATGATGGATACTGACATTGCTCCTGTCAGCGCGTAGTCGGTGGTTGTGTCGATGATGTCGAGCGTCTTTTCAAAatcgtcatcttcaaacACAAAGACCTATGGCCAATTTGATCAGATAAAAGGTTTCGGcgtttgctttttgcttCCAAAAACTAACAGTAACAACAGGACCAAAAATCTCTTCTTTGAATGTTATCGATTGGGGATCTTTGCTGAGGATGACGGTAGGTTGGATGAAGTACCCTTTCGAATCGTCGCCTGAAGAAGGTATAAGCCCCATGCTGATTTCCTAATCGATTTTGGCCCGTACCTGTTCCACCGATCAGGATTTCACCACCAGCATCCTTTGCCTTTTGAATGTATCCTGTAATCTTATCGTATGCGGGACGACCGCTGCAACATGCTTGAGCGCACACGGAAATATATGAGGGAAATCGCATACATTACCGGTCCCATGAAATTACTCCAGTCCTGAGGAGGCCCAACTTTGATCTTTGCGATCTCCCCAAGGAACTGGTCCTTAAATCCTCCAGTCCACACCGATGATGAAACATACAGCCTAGAAAGTGCCGAACACTTCTGTCCTTGGTACTCGAAAGCTCCGCGTACGCTCTGAATAACTGCGTTCCTGATCTCCGCCGATTTGTGGATGATGTGGAAGTTCTTTCCACCGGTCTCGCCGACGATGCGCGGGTATCCTTTGTACTTGTCGAGGTTGTTGGCGATATCTTTCCAGAGCTTTTTGAAGACAAAGGTGCTGCCAGTGAAATGCAACGCGGCAAAGCTGGGGTGGCTGATTGCTTGAGCAACGACCTCTGGAGGGGGACCGGGTACGAATTGGATGACACCAGGGGGAACACCGGCTTCTTCAAGGATTTGGTATACGAGGTAGTTTGAGTAGGTAGCTGCAGGTGAAGGTTTCCAGACGACAACATTGCCGACCATGGCAGGTGCTGTTAAGAGAGTGGAATATTGAGAATGAATCAGCTGGAGGATGTTTTGATCACTTACTTCCGGGAAGGTTGCCACCGATCGCCGTGAAGTTGAAAGGTGATACCGCGAGGACGAAGCCTTCAAGGGCGCGGTATTCAACACGACTAAATATCGAGAAAGACTAAGCAACAATTGTGAAGGTGCGAAAGATCATTCATACTTCCATGCTCCAGCGCTATGCTTTGACGGTTGCTGAGCGTAAAGTTCCTCTACATACTTGACACCGAATCTGAAGAAGTCTGTCAACTAGATTCAAAATTCCTAGTTAGCCCTACATTCTGTGTATCAAAAATCATATATTTAAGAACGCACCTCTGCTGCTGCATCGATCTCTGCTTGCCAAACGTTCTTCCCCTGACCAAGAATCGTGGCCGCGATTAACTTGTTTCTGTACTTTCCGCTGACTAGATCGGCTGCCTTTAAGAATATAGCCGCTCGGTCATTCCACGGCATGCTTTCCCAATCTGCTTTAGCGGCAAGGGCGCCTTCAATAGCTTTGGCTACTGTGGCTTCGTCGGCTTCATGATAGGTGCAGAGATGGTTTGCATGGTCGTGGGGCATAGGTTGCTTCGCGATTTTGCCTGTTTTGACCTGGACAATCGACCATGTATGAGGTATTGATAGCATTCAAACCGTGTCTTCAGGTGCTCACCGGTTGGCCATTAACGATGCAGGGCACCTCGAAGGGGAGCTGTTGTTCCATTTCTGCAAGAGCTGCTTGCAGTGCCTGTCTCTCTGGTGATCCGGGGGCATAGGATTTCTGCAATGGATGCACAATGTCAGTTCGTGGCCTACTACGAGTGGAAATGAGGTCATACCATAGGTTCATTGTCAATAGCAGGAACCTTGAACGAGGCTAGCTGTGGAGAGGCCATGCTGTGGGATGTTGGagggtggaagaagaagagagagaatCAAGAATGACAATGGCAAGTGCCATGCTATTTATTGATATGGATTGATAAAGGGGTTTAAATTCGATAACCCAAAATCGAAGCTGCACACGGTGATGGAGCGAGCCGTTCACCGTTCATACGTCGGAAGGATCTTGAGATTGAAACACTTGAGCTCAGTTTTACACCGTTTTCCATAGTTGTATTGTGACAAAAGAACTCAAATCGAtatgttgaggttgagggtGTTCATTTTGAATGCCATGAATACAGTCCATGGGGGTTGGACGATGGGTG
The sequence above is a segment of the Psilocybe cubensis strain MGC-MH-2018 chromosome 4, whole genome shotgun sequence genome. Coding sequences within it:
- a CDS encoding Peptidyl-prolyl cis-trans isomerase cyp6 → MSVLFETSLGDIVIDLEVENCPKTCENFLKLCKVYYYNLNAFFNVSKDFLAQAGDPTATGTGGESIWSLIASESSSNTPTSRYFPPEILPKLKHTSRGTVSMAVAPALEGQKGGCGSQFFITLGENIDYLDGKHAVFGHVVEGFETLDKINEVFVDQDGRPFKDIRIRHVVILDDPFPDPPGLIKPPSSPTRPPDNSTRIAEDEDPLATLPEEEEERQRREKAAAASALTLEMVGDLPFANVRPPENVLFVCKLNPVTRDEDLELIFSRFGTIMSCQVIRDKKTGDSLQYAFIEFDKREDAEQVKLFSFH
- a CDS encoding Delta-1-pyrroline-5-carboxylate dehydrogenase, producing MASPQLASFKVPAIDNEPMKSYAPGSPERQALQAALAEMEQQLPFEVPCIVNGQPVKTGKIAKQPMPHDHANHLCTYHEADEATVAKAIEGALAAKADWESMPWNDRAAIFLKAADLVSGKYRNKLIAATILGQGKNVWQAEIDAAAELTDFFRFGVKYVEELYAQQPSKHSAGAWNRVEYRALEGFVLAVSPFNFTAIGGNLPGTPAMVGNVVVWKPSPAATYSNYLVYQILEEAGVPPGVIQFVPGPPPEVVAQAISHPSFAALHFTGSTFVFKKLWKDIANNLDKYKGYPRIVGETGGKNFHIIHKSAEIRNAVIQSVRGAFEYQGQKCSALSRLYVSSSVWTGGFKDQFLGEIAKIKVGPPQDWSNFMGPVIGRPAYDKITGYIQKAKDAGGEILIGGTGDDSKGYFIQPTVILSKDPQSITFKEEIFGPVVTVFVFEDDDFEKTLDIIDTTTDYALTGAIFSRDRKALITATNRLRNSAGNVYYNEKCTGAVVGQQPFGGARASGTNDKAGSISIFYRFVSARSIKENFVGLEDFHYPSNLV